A stretch of the Sulfuritortus calidifontis genome encodes the following:
- a CDS encoding ABC transporter ATP-binding protein: MSQPAIRIENLRKVYGHGDTAVEALKGVDMTVYPGEVVGLIGPSGSGKSTLLKCLGAVTEPTSGRIHFNGEPVYADGWQVKDIRALRRDRIGFVFQAPYLIPFLDVTDNVALLPMLAGRPNAGARARALELLTALDVAHRAKAQVSQLSGGEQQRVAIARALANQPPVILADEPTAPLDSERALTVVRILNQMAQQYRTAIIVVTHDEKIIPTFRRIYHIRDGRTYEEAGEGRAF, translated from the coding sequence ATGAGCCAACCGGCGATCCGGATCGAGAACCTGCGCAAGGTCTACGGCCACGGCGATACCGCGGTCGAGGCCCTCAAGGGTGTGGACATGACGGTCTACCCCGGCGAAGTGGTCGGCCTGATCGGCCCGTCCGGCTCGGGCAAGAGCACCCTGCTCAAGTGCCTGGGTGCGGTGACCGAGCCGACCTCCGGCCGGATCCATTTCAACGGTGAGCCGGTCTATGCCGACGGCTGGCAGGTGAAGGACATCCGCGCCCTGCGCCGCGACCGCATCGGTTTCGTCTTCCAGGCGCCCTACCTCATCCCCTTCCTCGACGTCACCGACAACGTCGCCCTGCTGCCCATGCTGGCCGGCCGGCCCAATGCCGGGGCCCGCGCCCGCGCCCTTGAGCTGCTCACCGCCCTGGACGTGGCCCACCGCGCAAAAGCGCAGGTCTCGCAACTCTCCGGCGGCGAGCAGCAGCGGGTGGCCATCGCCCGCGCCCTGGCCAACCAGCCGCCGGTGATCCTGGCCGACGAGCCGACCGCGCCGCTCGACAGCGAGCGCGCCCTGACCGTGGTGCGCATCCTCAACCAGATGGCGCAGCAATACCGCACCGCCATCATCGTGGTCACCCACGACGAAAAGATCATCCCCACCTTCCGCCGCATCTACCACATCCGCGACGGCCGGACCTATGAAGAGGCCGGCGAAGGCCGCGCGTTCTGA
- the guaA gene encoding glutamine-hydrolyzing GMP synthase: MQHDKILILDFGSQFTQLIARRVREHNVYCELHPYDVSEQFIRDFAPKGIILSGGPASVTEEETPRAPQVVFELGVPVLGICYGMQTMAAQLGGKVINGTHHEYGYAEVRAHGHSKLLTDIQDRCDPDGKCWLDVWMSHGDQVERLPEGFQVMCENASTPIAGMFDDTRRFYAVQFHPEVTHTLQGKAMLGRFVHDICGCGQDWNMPDYIGEAIAKIQAQVGSDEVILGLSGGVDSSVVAALLHRAIGPQLTCVFVDTGLLRLNEGQMVMDMFARNLGVKVIHVDASERFMSKLAGVSDPEKKRKIIGGEFVAVFQEESAKLKNAKWLAQGTIYPDVIESAGAKTKKAHAIKSHHNVGGLPEDMHLKLLEPLRELFKDEVRELGVALGLPHEMVYRHPFPGPGLGVRILGEVKREYADLLRRADHIFIEELRAAGWYEKTSQAFAVFLPVRAVGVMGDGRTYDYVVALRAVQTQDFMTAHWAELPYSLLAKVSNRIINEIRGINRVVYDVTGKPPGTIEWE, from the coding sequence ATGCAGCACGACAAGATTCTCATCCTCGACTTCGGTTCCCAGTTCACCCAGCTGATCGCCCGCCGGGTGCGCGAGCACAACGTCTACTGCGAACTGCACCCCTATGACGTGTCCGAGCAGTTCATCCGCGATTTCGCGCCCAAGGGCATCATCCTCTCCGGCGGTCCGGCCTCGGTGACCGAGGAAGAGACCCCGCGCGCGCCGCAGGTGGTGTTCGAGCTGGGCGTGCCGGTGCTGGGCATTTGCTACGGCATGCAGACCATGGCCGCGCAGCTCGGCGGCAAGGTGATCAATGGCACACACCATGAGTATGGCTATGCCGAGGTGCGTGCGCATGGTCATTCCAAGCTGCTCACCGATATCCAGGACCGCTGCGACCCGGACGGCAAGTGCTGGCTCGATGTCTGGATGAGCCACGGCGACCAGGTCGAGCGCCTGCCCGAGGGTTTCCAGGTGATGTGCGAGAACGCCTCGACGCCGATCGCCGGCATGTTCGACGACACCCGCCGCTTCTACGCGGTGCAATTCCACCCCGAGGTGACGCACACCCTCCAGGGCAAGGCCATGCTCGGCCGCTTCGTCCATGACATCTGCGGTTGCGGCCAGGACTGGAACATGCCGGACTACATCGGCGAGGCCATTGCCAAGATCCAGGCGCAGGTCGGCTCGGATGAGGTGATCCTCGGCCTGTCCGGCGGTGTCGATTCCTCCGTGGTCGCCGCCTTGCTGCATCGGGCCATCGGTCCGCAGCTCACCTGCGTCTTCGTCGACACCGGCCTCTTGCGCCTGAACGAGGGCCAGATGGTGATGGACATGTTCGCCCGCAACCTGGGCGTCAAGGTCATCCACGTCGACGCCTCCGAGCGCTTCATGAGCAAGCTGGCCGGCGTCTCCGACCCGGAGAAGAAGCGCAAGATCATCGGCGGCGAGTTCGTTGCCGTGTTCCAGGAGGAATCGGCCAAGCTCAAGAACGCCAAGTGGCTGGCCCAGGGCACCATCTACCCGGACGTGATCGAATCGGCCGGGGCCAAGACCAAGAAGGCGCATGCGATCAAGAGCCACCACAACGTCGGCGGTCTGCCCGAGGACATGCACTTGAAGCTCCTGGAACCGCTGCGCGAGCTGTTCAAGGACGAGGTGCGCGAGCTCGGCGTCGCCCTCGGCCTGCCGCACGAAATGGTTTACCGCCACCCCTTCCCGGGTCCCGGCCTGGGCGTGCGCATCCTGGGCGAGGTCAAGCGCGAATACGCCGACCTCCTGCGCCGCGCCGACCACATCTTCATCGAGGAACTGCGCGCCGCCGGTTGGTACGAGAAGACCTCCCAGGCCTTCGCCGTGTTCCTGCCGGTGCGGGCGGTTGGCGTGATGGGCGACGGTCGCACCTACGACTACGTGGTCGCCCTGCGCGCCGTGCAGACCCAGGACTTCATGACCGCGCACTGGGCCGAGCTGCCCTACAGCCTGCTGGCCAAGGTCTCCAATCGCATCATCAACGAGATCCGCGGCATCAACCGCGTGGTCTACGACGTCACCGGCAAGCCGCCGGGCACCATCGAGTGGGAATGA
- a CDS encoding efflux RND transporter periplasmic adaptor subunit has protein sequence MKLPARFSSRLGLILFGLGLLAAFAFVVLRTGPLAATRVVLAKVETRELKPAIFGIGSVEARHAFDLGPTVASRVLRVRVDVGDRVEAGQVVAEMDPVDLDQRLAAAESAYRRAAFAVDSAAAAASEAASRKALATANAERFEQLRQQGFVSQEAVEVKRHEAQAAGAAHMASQASLAAARQDAARLRAERAAVGEQRANSVLRSPVAGVVTARKAEPGSTVVAGQGVIRLVDPTSLWVTTRIDQARAAGLKLGMPASIVLRSRPQAPLAGRVARLEPAGDSVTEERLVQVAFDQQAQDISLGELAEVTLALPVVAQALSLPNAAIQHRGEQVGVWRVVDGEARFRPVTLGAQTLDGRVQILTGLAQGEQVVAYSEKALSEGERVQAVARLAGNGR, from the coding sequence ATGAAGCTGCCGGCCCGATTCAGCAGCCGGCTCGGCCTGATCCTGTTCGGGCTCGGCCTGCTTGCGGCCTTCGCCTTCGTCGTGCTGCGCACCGGGCCGCTGGCCGCCACCCGGGTCGTCCTGGCCAAGGTCGAGACGCGGGAACTGAAGCCGGCCATATTCGGCATCGGCAGCGTCGAGGCGCGCCATGCCTTTGACCTCGGCCCCACCGTGGCCAGCCGGGTGCTGCGGGTGCGGGTCGATGTCGGCGACCGGGTCGAGGCCGGCCAGGTCGTGGCCGAAATGGACCCGGTCGACCTCGACCAGCGACTGGCCGCGGCCGAATCGGCCTACCGCCGAGCCGCCTTCGCCGTCGACTCGGCCGCGGCCGCCGCGAGCGAGGCCGCCAGCCGCAAGGCGCTGGCCACGGCCAATGCCGAGCGCTTCGAGCAGTTGCGCCAGCAGGGCTTCGTCAGCCAGGAGGCGGTGGAGGTCAAACGCCACGAGGCCCAGGCCGCCGGCGCGGCGCATATGGCGAGCCAGGCCAGCCTCGCCGCCGCCCGTCAGGACGCGGCCCGGTTGCGGGCCGAGCGGGCCGCGGTCGGCGAGCAGCGCGCCAACAGCGTGCTGCGCAGCCCGGTGGCCGGCGTGGTCACCGCCCGCAAGGCCGAGCCCGGCTCCACCGTGGTGGCCGGCCAGGGCGTGATCCGTCTGGTCGATCCGACCAGCCTCTGGGTGACCACCCGCATCGACCAGGCGCGCGCCGCCGGCCTCAAGCTCGGCATGCCGGCGAGCATCGTCTTGCGTTCGCGGCCGCAGGCGCCTCTGGCCGGCCGGGTGGCCCGGCTGGAACCGGCCGGCGACAGCGTCACCGAAGAACGCCTGGTCCAGGTTGCCTTCGACCAACAAGCCCAGGACATCAGCCTGGGCGAACTGGCCGAGGTGACCCTCGCCCTGCCCGTCGTGGCCCAGGCCCTCAGCCTGCCGAACGCCGCCATCCAGCACCGGGGCGAGCAGGTCGGCGTCTGGCGCGTGGTCGACGGCGAGGCCCGCTTCCGCCCGGTGACCCTCGGGGCACAGACCCTGGATGGCCGGGTGCAGATCCTGACCGGCCTGGCCCAGGGCGAGCAGGTGGTGGCCTACAGCGAGAAGGCCTTGAGCGAGGGCGAGCGGGTCCAGGCCGTCGCGCGCCTGGCGGGCAACGGCCGATGA
- a CDS encoding HigA family addiction module antitoxin — translation MATNKMRPIHPGEILREEFLVPLGMSANALALALHVPAPRINDIVRERRGVTPDTALRLARFFDTTAQFWLNLQTAFDLKQVEREAGGKIAEEVRPMQRAA, via the coding sequence ATGGCTACCAACAAGATGCGCCCGATTCACCCCGGTGAAATCCTCCGGGAGGAATTCCTTGTTCCCCTAGGTATGAGCGCCAACGCGTTGGCGCTGGCCCTGCATGTGCCGGCGCCGAGGATCAATGACATTGTGCGCGAGCGTCGAGGGGTGACACCGGACACGGCCTTGCGGCTGGCCCGCTTCTTCGACACGACCGCGCAATTCTGGCTCAACCTGCAGACCGCCTTCGACCTGAAACAGGTGGAAAGGGAAGCTGGCGGGAAGATTGCCGAGGAAGTACGCCCGATGCAAAGGGCTGCGTAA
- a CDS encoding thermonuclease family protein, which translates to MQPIMPANPFLASPLAGQPWRGFARPAGWLASALLAGLLALAVAPPAAADTVCGRVYTVLSGNRFYMSDAGGQAVPVRLAWTYAPEQPQNASPIAKFKLNQWIGGHDVCVDVVNRDPKGRLVGVVKLKGEDINLKLLSEGLAWHYVQYASRGQDRESFGRYSAAEDGARRQSKGRFCQAV; encoded by the coding sequence ATGCAACCCATTATGCCCGCAAACCCGTTTCTCGCAAGTCCCTTGGCCGGCCAGCCTTGGCGCGGTTTCGCCCGGCCGGCGGGATGGCTTGCCTCGGCCCTGCTCGCCGGCCTGCTCGCCCTGGCCGTCGCGCCTCCCGCCGCGGCCGATACTGTCTGCGGCCGGGTCTACACCGTGCTCAGCGGCAACCGCTTCTATATGAGCGATGCTGGCGGCCAGGCCGTGCCGGTGCGGCTGGCCTGGACCTATGCCCCGGAACAGCCGCAAAACGCCTCGCCCATCGCCAAATTCAAGCTCAACCAGTGGATCGGCGGTCATGACGTCTGCGTGGACGTGGTCAACCGCGACCCCAAGGGCCGACTGGTGGGAGTGGTCAAGCTCAAGGGCGAGGACATCAACCTCAAGCTGCTGAGCGAGGGCCTGGCCTGGCACTACGTGCAATACGCCAGCCGCGGCCAAGACCGCGAGAGCTTCGGCCGCTATTCGGCGGCGGAGGATGGCGCCCGGCGGCAGAGTAAGGGACGTTTCTGTCAGGCGGTTTGA
- a CDS encoding conjugal transfer protein TraG N-terminal domain-containing protein, with protein MQCVTSATAARDYAASSATQQASNFSQIVTTFGNICLAIFFAFAPIAIAYAAFAGPSGIGILMKFVMFGAWTQTFLPMAAILNYAMYSNLDSFSHQVFIANQGVLGTGTIDALYDHAVRVHTVLAEMVGYIPLVSLAIITGSMHAWTHVARGVGQTMDTVTKDNAARDVGGMEGTAALAGMLPGTSSLRTYHAASSMTAKGLAGGGVASASNEGSELESSYSYSSSLNNRIAQEQATQEKYSHEAQQRMDAAVRKATGIDNTTAAYREYGRRMQNDHSKEAQVVRGLTNSLVDKGVLSAEESEEYQARVMAGLQGGLSINDAVRQARKFMGKGGVGREVVKGLIKGMRAGVAAGVRVPLPPQGKLVGAVGVGIAMGLIEATSAYNAAVASKDASKIAKAGKNLLSAAANADAQLASIERATMKESESFEKAVSETLGMTSGQTWRDTESQFRGDGSRTETSIRNAFARELGNGYSQVWKRAEESAEKLAWLRSVDQERAAKLNYKSGDLAYKLRGNFAATQAIQSWLSNPENAAAARSQLANMPRFQGTNMGLFAGAVQHMINTHNPMLDQLVEKVDAVNLGLKAPDATAAGIENKVGGDMLSGRLLDMDAAQHTDGARNFQPSKAAVTPHPAPPPASGQTPEQKAQAAYKQESDKPSGVRPGSHKPFSEGDRRAMQKIHQGNKEGVGVFDAGKKLF; from the coding sequence ATGCAATGCGTCACCAGCGCCACCGCGGCGCGGGACTACGCCGCCTCGTCGGCCACCCAGCAGGCCTCCAACTTCTCGCAGATCGTCACCACCTTCGGCAACATCTGTCTGGCCATCTTCTTCGCCTTCGCGCCCATCGCCATCGCCTATGCCGCCTTCGCCGGCCCGTCCGGCATCGGCATCCTCATGAAGTTCGTCATGTTCGGCGCCTGGACCCAGACCTTCCTGCCCATGGCCGCTATCCTCAACTACGCCATGTACAGCAACCTGGACAGCTTCTCCCACCAGGTCTTCATCGCCAACCAGGGCGTCCTGGGCACCGGCACCATCGATGCCCTCTACGACCACGCCGTGCGGGTGCATACCGTGCTGGCCGAGATGGTCGGCTACATCCCCTTGGTCTCCCTGGCCATCATCACCGGCTCCATGCATGCCTGGACCCACGTCGCCCGCGGCGTGGGCCAGACCATGGATACGGTGACCAAGGACAACGCGGCGCGCGATGTCGGCGGCATGGAGGGTACCGCTGCCTTGGCCGGCATGCTGCCGGGCACCTCCTCGCTGCGCACTTATCATGCGGCTAGTAGCATGACTGCCAAAGGCCTGGCCGGCGGCGGCGTGGCGAGCGCCTCAAACGAAGGCTCGGAATTGGAATCCTCCTATAGCTACAGCTCCAGTCTTAATAACAGGATTGCTCAAGAACAAGCCACCCAAGAAAAATACAGCCATGAAGCCCAGCAACGCATGGATGCCGCAGTAAGGAAGGCAACCGGCATCGACAACACCACGGCGGCCTACAGAGAGTATGGCCGCCGCATGCAGAACGACCACAGCAAGGAAGCTCAGGTGGTGCGCGGATTGACCAATTCCTTGGTCGACAAGGGCGTCCTCAGCGCGGAGGAATCTGAGGAATATCAGGCCCGGGTCATGGCCGGCCTGCAGGGCGGGCTCAGCATCAATGACGCAGTCCGCCAGGCCCGCAAATTCATGGGCAAAGGCGGTGTCGGCCGTGAAGTCGTGAAAGGCCTGATCAAAGGGATGCGGGCTGGAGTGGCGGCCGGCGTCAGAGTGCCACTGCCGCCCCAGGGTAAGCTGGTGGGCGCAGTAGGAGTCGGCATAGCTATGGGCCTGATCGAAGCAACCTCCGCCTACAACGCCGCGGTGGCCAGCAAGGACGCCAGCAAAATCGCCAAGGCCGGAAAAAACCTGCTCTCGGCGGCAGCGAATGCTGATGCGCAGTTAGCCAGCATCGAAAGAGCCACGATGAAGGAATCCGAGTCCTTCGAAAAGGCTGTATCCGAAACGCTGGGCATGACCAGTGGGCAAACCTGGCGCGATACGGAAAGCCAATTCCGTGGCGACGGCAGCCGCACCGAAACCAGCATCCGCAACGCTTTCGCGCGGGAGCTGGGCAACGGCTACAGCCAAGTCTGGAAGCGTGCCGAAGAGTCCGCGGAGAAGCTGGCCTGGCTGCGCAGTGTCGATCAAGAGCGCGCCGCCAAACTCAATTACAAGAGCGGCGATCTGGCCTACAAGTTGCGCGGCAACTTCGCCGCGACGCAGGCCATCCAGTCCTGGCTATCCAACCCGGAAAACGCGGCGGCGGCCCGGTCCCAGCTCGCTAACATGCCGCGGTTCCAAGGCACCAACATGGGCTTGTTCGCCGGCGCCGTCCAGCACATGATCAACACCCACAATCCCATGCTGGACCAGCTTGTCGAAAAAGTCGATGCCGTGAACCTTGGGCTCAAGGCCCCGGACGCGACGGCCGCTGGCATCGAAAACAAGGTGGGTGGTGACATGCTGTCCGGCCGACTGCTCGACATGGACGCTGCGCAACATACAGACGGGGCGAGAAACTTCCAGCCATCCAAAGCTGCAGTCACCCCTCATCCAGCACCCCCGCCAGCTTCGGGCCAGACCCCGGAGCAGAAAGCTCAAGCCGCCTATAAACAGGAGTCGGACAAACCTTCCGGCGTCAGACCTGGATCACATAAACCGTTTAGCGAGGGAGATCGAAGAGCTATGCAGAAAATCCACCAGGGCAATAAGGAGGGTGTCGGCGTCTTCGACGCAGGGAAGAAGCTATTTTGA
- a CDS encoding toxin-antitoxin system HicB family antitoxin has protein sequence MAQPADRLRPETGGKGSWREDCRGSTPDAKGCVKTSPAASGRFVTRLPKSVHAKLAERAKAEGVSLNALVLAFIAEGLGRKDAHV, from the coding sequence CTGGCTCAACCTGCAGACCGCCTTCGACCTGAAACAGGTGGAAAGGGAAGCTGGCGGGAAGATTGCCGAGGAAGTACGCCCGATGCAAAGGGCTGCGTAAAAACTTCACCCGCGGCTTCTGGCCGCTTCGTTACCCGTTTGCCCAAATCGGTTCATGCCAAGCTGGCCGAGCGCGCCAAGGCCGAGGGGGTCAGCCTGAATGCCTTGGTGCTGGCTTTCATCGCTGAGGGCTTGGGCCGTAAAGACGCCCATGTGTGA
- a CDS encoding TetR/AcrR family transcriptional regulator, which translates to MSARLPTEHRQAEMVQAMLTLTEQQGVETITTSDIAKSVGLSQGAVFRHFPNKQSIWLAAIDWVQRTLLAAIDGAAQTKALPLERLQAMFEAHVDFVARHPGVPRLLFHELQRPGDSPVKKSVRALLAAYRRRLIGLLNEAKQAGQARAGLDTDAAATLFIGMIQGLVMQTMLMGKTQAMRPIASGLFAIYLDGIRRPA; encoded by the coding sequence ATGTCAGCCCGACTGCCAACCGAACACCGCCAGGCCGAGATGGTCCAGGCCATGCTGACGCTGACCGAGCAGCAGGGCGTGGAGACCATCACCACGAGCGATATCGCGAAAAGCGTGGGCCTGAGCCAGGGCGCGGTGTTCCGTCACTTCCCAAACAAGCAATCGATCTGGCTGGCCGCCATCGACTGGGTACAACGGACGCTGCTGGCGGCGATCGACGGCGCCGCCCAAACCAAGGCACTGCCCCTGGAACGGTTGCAGGCCATGTTCGAGGCCCATGTCGATTTCGTGGCGCGTCACCCGGGCGTGCCGCGCCTGCTGTTCCATGAACTGCAGCGACCCGGCGACAGCCCGGTCAAAAAGAGCGTGCGCGCCCTGCTCGCTGCCTATCGCCGCCGCCTGATCGGCCTGCTCAACGAGGCCAAACAGGCCGGCCAGGCCCGGGCCGGGCTGGATACCGACGCCGCCGCCACCCTGTTCATCGGCATGATCCAGGGCCTGGTCATGCAGACCATGCTCATGGGCAAGACCCAGGCCATGCGTCCGATCGCCAGCGGTCTGTTCGCCATCTACCTCGACGGCATCCGGAGACCGGCATGA
- a CDS encoding type II toxin-antitoxin system RelE/ParE family toxin, translated as MTIRSFQCADTQALFEGASPKRFRNIESVAQRKLQMLDDAVELKDLRSPPGNRLEALCGDRADQYSIRINDQWRVCFVWTAAGPDCVEIVDYH; from the coding sequence ATGACGATTCGCTCATTCCAGTGCGCCGACACCCAAGCACTTTTCGAAGGGGCAAGCCCAAAGCGGTTTCGGAACATCGAAAGCGTCGCGCAACGCAAGCTGCAAATGCTGGACGATGCGGTGGAGTTGAAGGATTTGCGCTCACCCCCAGGCAACCGCCTGGAAGCATTATGCGGGGATCGCGCTGACCAATACAGCATCCGCATCAATGACCAGTGGCGTGTGTGCTTCGTTTGGACGGCGGCCGGCCCGGACTGCGTTGAAATCGTGGATTACCACTGA
- a CDS encoding ABC transporter permease: protein MISLAGRDILHAWGKYVFTGLGLGLLIGVTLSMAGIYRGMVDDARVLLRNSGADIWVVQKDTLGPYAEPSSLHDDVYRSLLGLPGVARAANATYLTMQVRRGEEDVRVMVVGITPGQPGEPAYLLAGRRLTRGHYEAIADVKAGLALGEKIRIRRHDYTVVGLTRRMVSSSGDPMVFIPLKDAQEAQFLKDNEAIRNDRARTAANPALNRPGVPGLLEAIDASRTESRSVNAVLVRVAPGWSAEAVAGNIRRWKYLQAYTVADMEDILVAKLIATSARQIGMFLVILAIVSAAIVSFIIYTMTLSKVREIAVLKLIGTRNRTIAGMILQQALGLGLIAFVVGKTVATLWAPHFPKYVLLEPGDAVRGFFAVMAICALASTLAIRTALKVDPAEAIGG from the coding sequence ATGATCAGCCTGGCCGGGCGCGACATCCTCCATGCCTGGGGCAAGTACGTCTTCACCGGGCTTGGTCTGGGGCTGCTGATCGGCGTCACCCTGTCCATGGCCGGCATCTACCGCGGCATGGTCGACGATGCCCGGGTGCTGCTGCGCAACAGCGGCGCCGACATCTGGGTGGTGCAGAAGGACACCCTCGGCCCTTATGCCGAGCCCTCGAGCCTGCACGACGACGTCTACCGATCGCTTTTGGGCCTGCCCGGCGTGGCGCGGGCGGCCAATGCCACCTATCTCACCATGCAGGTACGCCGGGGCGAGGAGGATGTGCGGGTCATGGTGGTCGGCATCACGCCGGGCCAGCCGGGCGAGCCCGCCTATCTCCTGGCCGGACGCCGCCTCACCCGCGGCCATTACGAGGCCATCGCCGACGTGAAAGCCGGCCTCGCCCTGGGCGAGAAGATCCGCATCCGCCGGCACGATTACACCGTGGTCGGGCTCACCCGGCGCATGGTCTCCTCCAGCGGCGATCCCATGGTCTTCATCCCGCTGAAGGACGCGCAGGAAGCGCAGTTCCTCAAGGACAACGAGGCCATCCGCAACGACCGCGCCCGCACCGCGGCCAACCCGGCGCTCAACCGGCCCGGCGTGCCCGGCCTGCTCGAGGCCATCGATGCCAGCCGGACGGAGAGCCGCAGCGTCAACGCCGTGCTGGTCCGGGTGGCGCCGGGCTGGTCGGCCGAGGCGGTGGCCGGGAACATCCGCCGCTGGAAATACCTGCAGGCCTACACCGTGGCCGACATGGAAGACATCCTGGTGGCCAAACTGATCGCCACCTCGGCCCGCCAGATCGGCATGTTCCTGGTCATCCTCGCCATCGTCAGCGCGGCCATCGTCTCTTTCATCATCTACACCATGACCCTGTCCAAGGTGCGCGAGATCGCCGTGCTGAAACTGATCGGCACCCGCAACCGCACCATCGCCGGCATGATTCTGCAGCAGGCCCTGGGCCTCGGGCTGATCGCCTTCGTCGTCGGCAAGACCGTGGCCACCCTGTGGGCGCCGCACTTTCCCAAATATGTCTTGCTGGAGCCGGGCGACGCCGTGCGCGGCTTCTTCGCGGTCATGGCGATCTGCGCCCTGGCCAGCACCCTGGCCATCCGCACGGCGCTCAAGGTCGACCCGGCCGAGGCGATTGGAGGTTGA
- the guaB gene encoding IMP dehydrogenase has product MRILQKALTFDDVLLVPAYSNILPRDVSLRTQLTREIQLNIPVLSAAMDTVSESRMAIALAQEGGIAIIHKNLTAEQQAAEVAKVKRFESGVVKDPITITPNMTVREVQQITRQNRISGLPVVDKTGKVVGIVTNRDLRFETNLDQSIRKIMTPRSKLVTVREGAAREEVVALLHKHRLERVLVVNDDFELRGLITVKDIDKSTEHPLACKDALGRLRVGAAVGVGPENDERVAALVEAGVDVIVVDTAHGHSQGVLSRVKWVKTHYPQVQVIGGNIATADAARALVDHGADCVKVGIGPGSICTTRIVAGVGVPQISAVANVAEALANSGVPLIADGGIRYSGDIAKAIAAGAHTVMLGGLLAGTEEAPGEIELFQGRSYKSYRGMGSLGAMQKGSKDRYFQDNEANVEKLVPEGIEGRVPYKGSALNVLHQLMGGLRSSMGYLGSASIADFHRNAQFVEITNAGIKESHVHDVQITKEAPNYHV; this is encoded by the coding sequence ATGCGTATTCTTCAAAAAGCGCTCACCTTCGACGACGTTCTGCTCGTCCCCGCCTATTCCAATATCCTGCCGCGCGATGTCAGCCTGCGGACCCAGCTGACCCGGGAGATTCAGCTCAACATCCCCGTGCTGTCCGCCGCCATGGACACCGTGTCCGAGTCCCGCATGGCCATCGCCCTGGCCCAGGAGGGTGGCATCGCCATCATCCACAAGAACCTCACCGCCGAACAGCAGGCGGCCGAGGTGGCCAAGGTCAAGCGCTTCGAGTCCGGCGTGGTGAAGGATCCGATCACCATCACCCCTAACATGACCGTGCGCGAGGTGCAGCAGATCACTCGCCAGAACCGGATCTCCGGCCTGCCGGTGGTGGACAAGACCGGCAAGGTGGTCGGCATCGTCACCAACCGCGACCTGCGCTTCGAAACCAATCTCGACCAGAGCATCCGCAAGATCATGACCCCGCGGTCCAAACTGGTCACCGTGCGCGAAGGCGCCGCCCGCGAGGAGGTCGTCGCGCTCTTGCACAAGCACCGCCTGGAGCGCGTGCTGGTGGTCAACGACGATTTCGAGCTGCGCGGCCTGATCACCGTGAAGGACATCGACAAGTCGACCGAGCATCCGCTGGCCTGCAAGGACGCCCTGGGCCGGCTGCGCGTGGGCGCCGCCGTCGGTGTCGGTCCGGAGAACGACGAGCGCGTCGCTGCCCTGGTCGAGGCCGGAGTCGACGTCATCGTGGTCGACACCGCCCATGGACACTCCCAAGGTGTGCTCAGCCGCGTGAAGTGGGTGAAGACCCATTACCCCCAGGTCCAGGTCATCGGCGGCAACATCGCCACCGCCGATGCCGCCCGCGCCCTGGTCGACCACGGCGCCGACTGCGTCAAGGTCGGCATCGGCCCCGGCTCCATTTGCACCACCCGCATCGTCGCCGGCGTCGGCGTGCCGCAGATCTCGGCGGTGGCCAACGTCGCCGAGGCCCTGGCCAACAGTGGCGTGCCCCTGATCGCCGACGGTGGCATCCGCTACTCGGGCGACATCGCCAAGGCCATCGCCGCCGGTGCCCACACCGTCATGCTCGGCGGCCTCTTGGCCGGCACCGAGGAGGCCCCGGGCGAGATCGAGCTGTTCCAGGGCCGTTCCTACAAGTCCTATCGCGGCATGGGCTCGCTCGGCGCCATGCAGAAGGGCTCCAAGGACCGCTACTTCCAGGACAACGAGGCCAACGTCGAGAAGCTGGTGCCCGAGGGCATCGAAGGCCGCGTGCCCTACAAGGGCAGCGCGCTCAACGTGCTGCACCAGTTGATGGGCGGCCTGCGCTCCTCCATGGGCTACCTGGGTTCCGCCTCCATCGCCGATTTCCATCGCAACGCCCAGTTCGTGGAGATCACCAATGCCGGCATCAAGGAGTCCCATGTCCACGACGTGCAGATCACCAAGGAAGCACCCAACTACCACGTTTAA